GCTTCGTAACGGGCGGGATCATCGACGCGAAATTCTTCGGCGTCTTGGCGATGTTTGGGGCGATTGCTGTTATGGCCTTGGCGCCTTGGCTTGATACATCATCGGTACGCTCTGCGCGCTACCGCCCCATTTTGAAATGGTGGTTTGCAATTTTAGTGGTGGATTTCTTCGTGCTAATGTGGCTGGGGGCAATGCCTGCAGAAGAGCCCTATGCAACCTTCTCACTGATTGCGTCTGCCTATTGGTTTGCCTATTTCTTGGTCATTCTGCCGCTGCTTGGTGTGTTAGAAAAACCATTGCCTGTGCCCGAAACCATTGAAGATGATTTTGACGCGCATTACGGCTCGAAAAACGCCACTCCGGCTGAATAAGTAAAGGGACAGAAAACAATGTTAAGAAACCTGACGATCACGGCCGTCACTGCCCTTGCCTTTACCGCATCCGCTGCGTTTGCAGCCGGCGGTAGTGAACAGCATATCGAAGATTATGCGTTTTCTTTTGAAGGACCGTTCGGCAAGTTTGACCAAAACCAGCTGCAACGCGGTTTAAAGGTCTACACAGAAGTCTGTGCGGCCTGTCATGGCCTGCGCTATGTGCCTATTCGCACCTTGGCGGATGAGGGTGGGCCGCATTTCACGTCGGATCAAGTGCGCGCCTATGCGACTAATTTCGAAGTTTATGATGCGGATCTTGAAGATTACCGCGAGGCCAAGCCAACCGATCATTTTCCTGCAAATGATGGCGCAGGTGCACCCGATCTTTCTTTGATGGCGAAAGCGCGGGCGGGATTTCATGGCCCATATGGAACAGGTATCAGCCAGCTGATCAACGGTATGGGTGGCCCGGAATATATCGCGTCATTGCTCACCGGATATACAGGTGAAGAAAAGGAAGAAGCGGGCGTAACGCTGTATGAAAATACCGCATTTCCAGGTGGCTGGATCAGTATGGCCCCGCCTTTATATGGCGAAGATGTTGAATATGATGACGGGCATGCCAATGATATTGAGCACGAAGCGATGGATGTTGCAGCCTTCCTGATGTGGACAGCCGAGCCAAAGATGATGGCGCGTCAGCATGCTGGCTTCGTGGGTGTCTTGATGCTCAGCCTTTTGGCGGCGCTTCTCTATCTAACCAATAAGCGCATTTGGGCGCCTATTAAAAAGAAAAGCGCATAGGCGTAACCGTTAAATTAAACCTTACGCTGCAAAGTAATAGGCCCGCCACTTTTGGCGGGCTTTTTATATTCTGCTGCGCCCGGTTGCTTTGGGTTTCTGATCAGGGCCCGTTGGGGCTTTGGATCCCCTAGCCGATTGGCAGGATGGGGGCGGGTCGTGACGGTTTAGACCACCATAAGAAAAACCCTGCGATTGCCATATTCAGCAGGTTCCAAACGATTCCATTTATAAAGGCCAGCTCATATGAGCCGGTTTCAACATAGATCCAGCCTGACATCCAACCGCCCAGAGCCATCCCCAAGATTGTTGTCATCAACACAAACCCAACCCGGCTACCAGCTTCACGGCCGGGTAAATATTCGCGCACAATCAAGGCGTAACTGGGCACAATACCGCCCTGCGCCAGACCAAACATCAAAGACACGGCATAAAGCGACATCATCGAATTTGATGGCAGATAGAAGATCAGTCCCAAACATTGTAAAACCGAGCCGATTAAAAGCGTTTTAACTCCGCCCAAACGATCCGCCAGAACCCCCGAGATCACCCGCGACACCACGCCGCCCAAAAGCATTAAGGATAACATTTCAGCGCCGACCACGGCGCCAAATCCCAGATCCACGCAATAGGCCACGATATGGACCTGCGGCATCGACATCGCCACACAACACGCAATACCCGCAATCCCCAATAACGCAGTGACGCGGTTCGAGGACATTGTGGTCATCGCCAATCTTTCGCGCGAAATATGATCCGCATGGGCGCTGCTTTCCGCGTTGAGCTTGGCTTTCAACCACAGCGCCAAAGGCATCATGATCGCCAAAGAAAGGCCTGCCAAAACCACGTAAGTGCTTCGCCAGCCCTGCAGTTCGATGACATCTTTGAGCACCCATGGCCAAAGCGCCCCCGAAAAATAATTGCCACTTGCGGCCAGCGCCACTGCGATGCCTCGCCGCTTTAAAAACCAGTGTGACACATCGGCAATCAATGGTCCGAATGTCGCAGCATTGCCGAGCCCAATCAAAAATTGACAGCCGCTTATCACGGCGATAGAGGGCGCTGAGGCCGCCCCCGCAAGCCCGATCGCATTGAGCACAGCGGCCGCTATAAGAACCCGAACGATCCCATAACGATCCACAAATCCACCGATAATGAAATTGCCAAAGGCAAACCCGATCATGGTAAGCGTATAGGGAAGCGCGGCATCCGCACGATCAATGTGAAATTCGCTTTGTATCGCGGGCATCACCACAATAATAAGCCACATTCCTACATTTCCAATCGTTGCGATCGCCAATGTGACGCTCAGACGGAACCAAGAATATTTGCTATCATGCTGTATCATGTAAAGGCTTTGGCCGGTGCATTTGGCCAAAGCCGGTCAGTTGGCCTAATCATTGTCATTCAGCCCGGCACCTGCGCCGGCCAATCTGCTGGCTTCGGTTGCTGGTGCATAGGTTTTTTCTGCCAGTCGCTCTAGGGCGCGATAACATTCTTTTGAAATCTGCGCGCGTGAGGATTTTTGGAAAGTCTTTCCCAAGCCGGCTTCACCCGTTTCTATCCTTACCTCTATTGGGCCCGCGGCGTGAATTTGGTCTATTTTCGTATAGATCAAATCTGATTTTGAAAGATATAAACTGACGCCATCCCAAGCGATATGCAGCCAAATATCGGTATCGGCCAGCGATAAAGCCGCGAAGGGAATTAAAAGCGCTGGGGCGTGCATCGGCTGCAAAGACTGCCAATTTTTCTGCGCCCACGCCCCATCGCTTAAAGCGGGCCCGATATAAAGCGGGTTGGTTTTGGGCGGCTGGCCCAAAGCTTGGCATAGCGATTCTGCTCCGTTTAACCCGTGCTCGCATAAATACCGGGCGGCCATACCAGCTTCTTCTGCGATCCCCCAGGGCACTCCGCTGCCGCGGGCCGCTTTGCGTGCTAAGGCTTGAAACTCATTTAACGAATAGCTCATTCGGCGGCGCTGAGCGGCGGGTAGGTCCAATTATCCGGGTCTGATTGTGCCAGCTCGTGTGGAAACGGGGCCATCCGGAACATATTGATCCGCACCCACCGATCGGAACGCGGGTCAAAATGCGTTGCGCCGAAAAATGACAGCTTTGCCCGCAACAGGTCAATGGGCAGCATTTCGGCATCGATCGTATTGTCGCGGATTTCCGCATAGTCACAGCGCGCCGCCAGCTGGCACCGCCTCACGCTATGGCGATGCTCGGGATGCGCCATTAAGAACTCTGCCACCTGTGCGGTGTCTGGCATGCTATCCAGATCTTTATAAAGCCGCGCGGCATCTCGGCCCGGTTGCAGCGGTTGCTCAAATTCGGCGATATCTTCATCGAAACGTTCGCCCAGACGCGGCTCGAGTTTTTCACAAGAGACATACCAGGCGCGTGAATTGGGCTGTTTTTGCGCCCAGTCAATTTCCAGCGCCCAGTCATAAATCATTTCGCAAAGTGTTTTTAGACGCCCAATTGACATGGTGCCATCAATCCGAAACCCTGTGAGCTCATCTGCAGTCATGCAGCTGCTAAGCCCATCGATCAGATCTCCATAAGGCTCCATCATCAGGCTGATCAGCAATTCTTGGCCATCTTGGCCCAAATTCTTTTGACCCCATAAGAAAAGCTGGTTCCAAGGCGCTGGCGTATTGAACTTGAAATCAGGAATATACGCGATCAATTGTTCTATATCAGGTTCAAGCTGAGCCAATTTTTGAACTTGTAACGGGTGTTCTGAGTGCCAATCTTTGATATTTTGCAACGCGCGTGGCAGCAGCTCTTGAAACCTATCTATGGCGTCTTGGCTGGCCCATTCTACGCGCCGCACCCGCGCCAAAGCTTCTTCTTTGGCCGCAATCCAATTGTTTAAAAGCATCGGGTGGTTGATTAAGAACGGGGCCATGCCAAGCCCTGTGGAATTTCCAATTCCAAATTTTCTACGCAAGCTTGGATCAAGCATAACGGCGCGTTGGCCACCTTGTGCGCGGGCCATATGTTCGACAAGATCCAATGCGAATGCGCGTATCAGAAAGACCGTCAGCATCTCTATTTGAAACGCACCCTGACATTCGTCGCGCTCTTTCAGCGTTTCCCGATCCGCCGCACCAAATTTTCCCGATCCATACACCGCAGTGGTGCGCATTAAATATCCCACTTGATCGACCAAAGTCGGATCGGGTTGTCGGCCGGTCGCCAAGCGCTGAACCACATGATCCCAAAGCCGGACGGATCGGTTGGCGCGTGAGATGGTCAATTCGCTTTCTTGCGCGCGGCCTGCCTCTTGCAGTGGAATATTTTGGCGCAAGCGCGCTATGTCTTGCGTGGAGGGCACACCGTCAAACAGCGTAAACGTGGCGTCCCATTCTGTTGCAATCACCCGGTCTGAACGTTTTTCAGGCGCCAAATCATTTGCAAAGGCCACCAATGAATAGGTGTTTTTTGGCCCATGGGCGCTATAAACCGCAACGCCAACGCCCCGTTTATCAATATCGAATAAAGCTGTCTCAAAGCGCCAATTCTGTGACTTCAAGCGCCTCAACAACACCCGCATAAATGATAGGCGATGTTGATGAAAACAGCCCATGCGGGTAAGGCGCATTACCTCTGAGGCAGGGCGCGGAGCTATCGTTTCAAGCGATATATCTTGGTTTTGCATGGCGATTGACTTGCTCTATACAGAAAAATATGAACTGAAGCAGCTTACGCAAAAACAAAACGATAATAAAGAATAATTCTCGTTGCGGCCTGCGTGATTTCAACGCGCCTTTTGGGCGATCGAAGCGGCCAATTCTGATTGGGTTTTGTTCCAAATTACCCCGATGTTTTTGATGAGATGTGACACTTGATCGGCCCTATCAGATCGTGCAGCCAGCTCGATCATATTAAGCTTTTGATGCAGCGCAACAGCCCCTAGCACGGCCGCTGATCCGGCCGCTCGATGGACCAATTCAATCGTTTCCTTGGTCAGCTTGCCTTTTGAACCTGCATCGGTTGGTTCGAGCAATTTCAACATTTCATCGGTTTCATGGACAAATTGCTGCATCAAATTTTGTAATTTATTAGAGCCCAGTTGAGTCAGGATATCTTGGATATGAGGCTGGTCTAAAATTTCAATTTTCCCGCTTGCGTCGCGCTCTGGCAGGGGATCCTGTTTCGGTGCAGATTGTGGGCAATAGAGCCGAATTTTTTCGAGTAATGTGCGTCTGTCGATCGGTTTGATGATTTTATCATTGATTCCGGCCGCCAAGAATTCATCGATTTCGTCGGGCATAGCATGCGCTGTCACGGCAATAATTGGCGTATCTGCAGAGGCGCACCCGCTCGAACGGATACGCCGTGAGGCTTCTATCCCATCCATGACCGGCATGCTGATATCGATAAGAATGAGGTCAAATTTTTGTTTCGCTGCCGCTTCTACGCCGCGTTTGCCGTTTTTTGCTTCGGTGACATGATGCCCTTCAAGCTTAAGCATTTCCTGCAGGATAAAGCGATTAATCTCATTATCTTCCACCATCAAGATGTTGATTGGGCTGAGATGATTGGCGAACCTTGCCAGATTCAACGGCGTTTCCAAAGCTGGCAGATGCGGTTTGAAAGCGATACGGAACAAAAATGTTGAGCCCTCTCCAAAGGCGCTTTCCGCGCTCAGTTGGCCCCCCATTAAATCAACAAGTCGGCGCACGATGCCAAGCCCAAGGCCGGTACTGGCAGAAAAATCCGCATTGGCTTGGTTCGAGGTTTCAAAATCATCATAAATACGACCAAGCCGATCAGGGGTGATACCGATGCCGGTATCACGCACGCGAAACTCGACGATGATCGCATCCGGGCTTTGCGTCATAATCTCGGTTTCGATTAAGATTTTTCCATCGCGGGTGAATTGCGTGGCATTGCTAAGCAGATTGAGTAGAATCTGCTGTAATTTCACTTTATCCCCAAGGATATCCGGTGCTGGAGAATGCACCCATTGGTGCCGGATTTCATTGCCTTTTTCATCGCTTAAAGCGGCATGGCTGGTGATCACTTCGGCAATCAGTTGGTCCAATTGAATAGGATCTGCCCTAAGCTCGGCTCGTGCTTCATTTACTTTTGAAACGTCGAGTGCATTTTCAATTTGTGCCAAAAGCATTCGCCCCGACGCGTCCATCGTCTCGACATAGCGTTTTTGTACAGGGTAAAGATCCGTGTCGTTTAACAGTTTCAATGCCCCCAAAAGCCCTTGCAGCGGGTTGCGCATTTCATGACTGTTAGTGGCGATGAAGGCGGTTTTTTGCTGCTCGCTTTGCCGCGCAATATTCAACGCATTGATGATATTTTTTTGTTTTGTTTTTTCTTTGGTAAGATCGCGAATAACCAAAGAGATGCGCGAACGCTCCTTTGGGGCGATTGGCTGAAAGGAGATTTCTGCTGGAAAGGTTTCGCCCGATTTGCGCTGCAGCCACGCTTTGATCCGTTGGGCATGCTCTGGCGATGCGATAGCGCTTAGGGTAAAGTTTTTCAGTTCTTTGCGATACCGGTTTAACAATTTTGGCGGTATAAAGAGATCTTCGATATTACGCCCAAATGCTTCCTCTTTGGTATATCCGAACAGGGCTTCGGCATTGTTTTTATATTCGATGATAATACCGTCTTTTGAGAGGTTCAGTACGGCGTCATGGGCGTTGGCCGCAAGGCTTTCTGGGCGCAGAATTTGAGCGTCTTTTTCAACGCTTGGCGTTGCGCGCGCGGCCCTTTGCCGTGCTATTAAAATAGCGGCAAGACTTATCGAAAACCCTGCCAAGGTGGTTAAAAGGGCCAATCGCATATAGACCCATAGCGTTAGGCCATTCTCTGCCTGTGGTGATGCGATCAAGCTGTTTGTAGCCGCTTCAGAGATAATTTTAATGGGGGTTTGAAGGTTTCGTAAGTCTTTTACCAAATTTGGAAGCGTCGTTTCAAGCTTTGCATTTGGCTGCTCGATAAGAGGCGCATTTTCGGATAGGAACTTTTGAACTTTATTTATATTCAGTTTCAGCCGGTGTGTTCGTGGAAGGTCTTGATAATATTGCGATGCGCTAAGCAATTCCGATTTGGAGTGAAATGCTTTAAATTCATTTCGCAATTTTTCAAACTCATCGACAGGGTCGCTTGATGCTTGATGCGCGCTTAAGACAAGAAATGCATATTGTACGCTGAGCTGCCGGAAGGCCCCTAAATGTTCTTCTGCGGCGGGCTGTCCAAAAAGCTGCGCCTTATGATTTATTTCAAACGTTAAATATCCGATAACAGCTAGCGCCAAAGCCAGTAAAGCCACGATACCAACCCGCTGTTTTTTGAGGGATGGATTCCGATCCAAAGATGCTGTCTGACCACCCATTACGCATCAACCGGCATAAGGCTTGATCTGGCGCAGCGGTGCCACAAAACTGGGTGGCATTTAAATAAACCTTGCCCCTGCTTTGTTTTATGATGCCCGGCCATTATCATTGGGTTGGTCGTGTGAAATATGCATTCGCCGCACAAGATTCAGACTTTTTTCCCCAAGCGATATAAAAAAGCCAATTATCATTGGCCCATTTTTTGGCTTCGTTTTGTTCAAAAAAATGAACCATTCTACGGTTTAGGTCCTTATTTGTGTGATCCACCGTTCTCTTTTTACTTTGAGCACGATTTGTGACTTAAAAAAGCTTCCGTGTTAAAACTATCAATAATTATCAAAACATAGCAACTAAAGCATATAAACGTAAAGAAAAACTACACTTTTTATACTTTGTGGTATATATAAATAATAAAATATATACAGACTGGGAATTTTGACAGTATATTGTCTTTCATATTACATATTTGAGTCAGATTTATCTGATCTTGTCCGAGGTCTCGGGGGATAAGGGTCGCACTTTTTAAATAGTTTCCCCTATATGCGCTTTAAAAGACCAATTGTGAATTGTGATATACTTTGTAATATATATAAAAAGCCTTATGGGTGGTCCAATAGAAAATCCAAGTAAATCTGTCTCTGGGTTGGAAATGCGTTCTTAGTATTAAGTGCTGATAGAGAAAAAGAACTGTAAATTGCGAGAGAAACTAAATGCGAATTCTAATAGCGGATGATCACGATCTCCTGCGGGAAACCTTATCGATGTTCTTAGCCTCAGAGGGGAGTATTGATACTGCGCTTGCTTCAACGCTTGATGCGGCGTTGGATTTTATACATAGCGAAGAGAAATTCGATTTGATCATGTTGGATTACAACATGCCGGGTATGGCCGGTTTGAATGGTTTGAAACGCGCGATGGAAGCCAGCGGTGGAAGTCCGGTTGCATTGATGTCGGGCATAGCATCGCGCTCTGTGGCTGAAGAAGCGCTGGCTTTTGGAGCCGCGGGTTTTGTGCCCAAAACGCTGGCGGCGAAAACGTTGGTCAACGCGGTACGATTTATGGCGATGGGGGAAAAATACGCTCCGATTGATTTTATGACCGCGGATGATCCAACCGTGGCGCCCAACCCTTTGGCCCAAAAACTTTCAAGACGCGAATTACAAGTTCTTGAGGGCTTATCGAAAGGCAAATCAAATAAAGAGATCGCGCGCGATTTGGATTTGCAAGAACCAACGATTAAATTGCATGTGAAAACATTATACCGCAAAATTGGTGCGGCCAATCGTACGCAGGCCGCTTTGATTGCCAAAGAAGAAGGCCTATTCTGATCTGGCGTCAGATATGACCATCTGCGGGGGATGATAATTTGCTGAACGCGCATGCCTCGAAGAATTCTTTGCCGGAAGCGCGGTTCCGATGGCATATAAACGCGCAGCTTATTTTGCCAGATGGAACATGCCTTGATGAGCCGCAGCATCACCTCCCAACCGCGGCTATGATGCATCCTATCTGTAGGTTTTTTGATCTTTTAAACCGCCAGTCCACGCCGCTGATTGGCGCCGCTGAGCGGGTTGAGGCGGTGCTTGTTGCAAACGCCAATTCTGGGTTTTGCGCGATGAGCGGCGGAACAACGGGGCCCCCAAAAGTGATCCAGCGCAGCTGCGCCAGCTGGATTGAAACCTTTCATCTGCATGCTCGTCGATTCGCGAAACAAGGGCCGCTGCGCTATGCCACGCTGGGTGATTTGCAGCATTCCTTAACCTTATATGGGGCCATTGAGGCATTGCATATTGGTGCAATTTACCACCCTTTGGGGGGTATAAGCCCGCGCCGGCAATTATCAAAGTTACAAAGCGCGCGTGTTAACGTGCTCTATGCAACCCCCACGCAAATACGCCTGCTCTTAAATGTGAAGCGCCAAAAAAGCGGTTTGGAGGCATTGCGGCATGTGATGCTGGGTGGCGGCGCGCTGGATCAGGAAACGCGCGCGCAGTTAAAACGCTGGGCGCCTGCGGCTGAGATCACTGAATTTTTTGGCACCAGTGAAGCCAGCTTTATTTGCGCATCGGATCGCGATACGCCGTTGGGCTCTGTGGGCAGGCCCTATCCTGGAGTGGAGCTTGCAATACGCGATGCCCAAGGTGCACCCTGCCAGAGCGCAAGCGCGGGAAATATTTGGCTGCGCTCTCCTTATGTGTTTTCCAAATATAGGTCTGGCGCGGATCCTGATATCATCTGGCGCGATGATTGGTTGTCGATAGGCGAAATCGGATATCTAGACCCGCAGGGGTATCTGTATTTAAAGGGGCGGCGCGCGCGGGCGTTTCAAGTGGCGGATCAAACCGTCTATCCAGAGGCTATTGAGGCCAAATTGTCTCAACATTCTGGCATTGAGGCTGCTGTGGTGTTTGATTGCCCCGACGCCAAACGCGGCGCGGTGATCGTTGCGGTGGTTGCCGCTCGATCGGGCGCCCTGCCAAAGGATCTTCAAGCCTGGGCCTCACATCATTTGCCGCTGCGGGCGCGCCCGGCAAAATATGTTTTGAAACCTTTGGCGCAATGGCCGATCTTAAATTCAGGAAAACCGGATCTTCAAGCGTTGAAACGCTTATGTAGAGAGGCCGAGTAATGCAGCGTTTGGCGCATATTGTGGCCGCGCGCCGCAGTCCGGTTGCACCGCGGGGCGGTGATTTGGCAACGCTTGAGCTGCATGCGCTTGCGGCGCCGGTGATCCGTGCTGTTCTAGGGGATGCTGGCATTGGCGCGGCGCAGGTGGATGAGATTATCGTATCAAATGCGCTGGGCGCTGGCGGCAATCCTGCCAGATTGGTGGCGCTAGCGGCTGATTTGCCACAACGCATTGGCGGTTATAGCATCGATCGTCAATGTTGTGGTGGGTTGGATGCGTTGGCGCTGGCCCGCGCGATGATTGTATCGGGGCAAGCTGAGATCGTTTTGGCGGGCGGCGTTGAAACCTATTCGCAGCGCCCGATTCGGCTGCGCAGCCGGCATGGCGCCGCTTTGGCATTGCCCTATGATCGCCCCGCTTTTGCGCCGGTTGCGGATCAAGATCCGGATATGGATATTGCGGCGGATCAGGTTGCGCAGCAGATGGGGATCGATCGCGCGGCGCAGGATGCTTGGGCTAGGCTAAGCCATCAAAAGGCCCAAGCAGCGCAAAAGGCTTTGGCTGCTGAGATCGTAGCGCTGGGCCCTAAAAACCTAGATCACGACAGTTATACCCGCAGGTTAAGCCCGGAATTATGCGCCAGAGCGCCGATTTTATCGGGTAGCATTACGCATGCCAATAGCGCTGTTGCGGCCGATGCCGCGGCGTTTTGTTTGGTGGTCTCTGATCAGATTGCAGCGCAGATCGCTGCGCCATCGGTTGCAATTTTACAAAGCGCGGCTTTGGCCAGCAATCCGGCTTTTCCCGCGCTGGCACCGGTTCCCGCCATTCGCGAGGTCCTTCAAAAGGGCGGGGTGGACGCGCGCGATCTTGCTCAGGTTGAAATGATGGAGGCCTATGCCGCCCAAGCGCTGGCTTGCATTCAAGATACTGGATTAGATCCGGCGCGGTGCAATATCAAAGGCGGCGCGCTTGCGCGGGGCCATCCGATTGGCGCATCGGGGGCGATTCTGGCCGTGCGCTTGTTTCATGATTTGTGCCAAAGCGCTGGGCAAATCGGGCTGGCTGCCATTGCCGCTGCGGGCGGCTTGGGCAGCGCCTTGCTTTTGCAAAGCGGCGATTAATGCGCTTCGTCCTTTTGGGGCGGATTATCTGCCGCTTGTGCAGCCGCATCCGGATCCGGCGTCGGCTGGGGTGATTTTGCCAAGACCATCTGCGGGCGTGCGCTATAGATCGCGCGCGTAATCACGGCGCAGAGGATCACTTTGATCACATCGCCGGGTAAAAACGGCGCCACCAAAGCCAATGAAGCCAAAAGCGGCTTATCGATCATTACGGATAGGCCAACAACGCCCGGGATATACAGCGCGATAATACCGCCAAGCAGGGCGGCCAGGGCGCTGGCTGGGCCAATGGAGAGCCGCGCCAAGCGTTGCATGCTCCATCCGGTGACAAAGGCGGCGATCGGAAATCCGATTAGGAACCCAACGCTGGGCGAGGCAAACACGGCCAAACCGCCGCGCCCGCCGGCCAAAAGAGGTAAGCCCAGCGCTGTTAAGCCAAGGAACAACAAGGCCGCTTGCGCGCCCGCGCGCGCGCCCAAAATGGTACCGCAGAGCATGATCCCCAAGCTTTGCGCCGTGATGGGCACGCCGCTAATAAGGGTGATTTTGGGAATTAAGCCCAAAGCCGCAATCACCGCCGCAAACAGCGCCACCAAAACAACAGTCTTATCCATATTTTTTTCAATCATCTGGGTGCCGCGCCGCCGCGGGCGTTCAAAGCCTCTGAAACATGCTCTGCATCATCAAGCGCGCTAAGGGCAAGCGGAAAAATAATCCGCCAAGTGCCGTGTTTGCTGCTGCGCGCGCGATGGGCAAGGCGCAGCAGGTTGGCCCGCTCGATGAAAACGGGAATGAAGCGCAATGTCAGAGCAATCATCAAACCAAGCTTTTTACCCTGCGCTCCGTTTTTGTCAAAAGGTGCCATGGCTTTCTCGATCAACGCGCTGAAATCAGCAAGAGAGGTGGTGGTGGTAACAAGATTGGCGAAGGTGAAGGCCGCTGCCAGTTTAAAAATAATAAAGAGGCCAGATTGCAAATCAGCCGTGTAGAAATGCCAGATGAGAATAATCGCAACGAACGGCCAAAGCGGGCGAAGCAGTTTTAAACTGAACCAAAGATATCTCCTACCTTGACTGGCAATAAGACAAAAGGGGAGACCCACGGCGCATAGCAAAAGCATTTGAGACTGGATCAACATCAATCCGGTGGTAAAGGTCAGCAGCATGACCACTTTCAGGCTGGCGGGCCAGCGGTGAAAAATCGTTTGATAGGGGGTTGTGAGCGCCAGCATCAGATCTGTTCTACCTGCGCCATTGCGTTTTCAAAGGCTGGAATAATATTCTTGGGCAACCCATCGCCCGCAACCTGTCCTTTTTCAAGCCAAATCACGCGTTCATATTCCGCAAGGGCTTGTAAATCATGCGTGATGTGCAGCACCGATTGATCCAGCCCGTAGAGAAGGTTTTGTAAATAGGTTTTTGTGGGCAAATCCAACCCAGCAAAAGGCTCGTCTAAAACCAACAGCGGGGGTGCCATGGC
The sequence above is drawn from the Rhodobacteraceae bacterium IMCC1335 genome and encodes:
- a CDS encoding energy-coupling factor transporter transmembrane protein EcfT, which produces MLALTTPYQTIFHRWPASLKVVMLLTFTTGLMLIQSQMLLLCAVGLPFCLIASQGRRYLWFSLKLLRPLWPFVAIILIWHFYTADLQSGLFIIFKLAAAFTFANLVTTTTSLADFSALIEKAMAPFDKNGAQGKKLGLMIALTLRFIPVFIERANLLRLAHRARSSKHGTWRIIFPLALSALDDAEHVSEALNARGGAAPR
- a CDS encoding BioY family transporter gives rise to the protein MDKTVVLVALFAAVIAALGLIPKITLISGVPITAQSLGIMLCGTILGARAGAQAALLFLGLTALGLPLLAGGRGGLAVFASPSVGFLIGFPIAAFVTGWSMQRLARLSIGPASALAALLGGIIALYIPGVVGLSVMIDKPLLASLALVAPFLPGDVIKVILCAVITRAIYSARPQMVLAKSPQPTPDPDAAAQAADNPPQKDEAH